In Trichoderma breve strain T069 chromosome 4, whole genome shotgun sequence, the following proteins share a genomic window:
- a CDS encoding ubiquitin-conjugating enzyme domain-containing protein codes for MSAKVPRNFRLLEELEKGEKGLGAEACSYGLEDGEDLLMSNWNGTILGPPHSAHENRIYSLKMHCGEKYPDEPPSIQFVSQVNLPCVNPQNGVVDPRQLPCLAQWKRENTMEMVLIELRRYMAAPANKKIPQPPEGSTYS; via the exons ATGTCTGCCAAGGTCCCGCGCAACTTCCGTCTGTTGGAGGAGCTCGAAAAGGGCGAAAAGGGTCTCGGAGCTGAAGCCTGCAGCTATGGCTtggaagacggagaggaCTTGCTCATGTCCAACTGGAACGGAACCATCCTGGGACCTCCTCAT TCCGCCCACGAGAACCGCATCTACAGCCTCAAAATGCACTGCGGCGAAAAGTACCCCGACGAGCCCCCGTCCATCCAATTCGTCAGCCAGGTCAACCTCCCCTGCGTCAACCCCCAGAACGGCGTCGTCGACCCCAGGCAGCTGCCTTGCCTGGCCCAGTGGAAGCGCGAAAACACCATGGAGATGGTCTTGATTGAGCTGCGAAG ATATATGGCTGCTCCCGCCAACAAGAAGATCCCCCAGCCCCCCGAAGGTTCTACATACTCATAA
- a CDS encoding SPFH domain / band 7 family domain-containing protein, protein MPSLPPRAALRAGRTTTALLLRPQSHLSFSTSSRTLLPASFSGTSGSFGGPLPSYFQKPRLPANTIVRFVPQQTAWIVERMGKFSRILEPGLAILAPVIDRIAYVKSLKEVAIEIPSQSAITADNVTLELDGVLFTRVFDAYKASYGVEDAEYAISQLAQTTMRSEIGQLTLDHVLKERAALNTNITAAINEAAQAWGVTCLRYEIRDIHAPGAVVEAMHRQVTAERSKRAEILESEGQRQSAINIAEDGEAEAILLKAKATAEGIDAVAASILKGSHGAQGAMSLTVAEKYVEAFSKLAKESTAVVVPGNVGDISGMIATGLNVYGKVSEAQAKVLAKQLLPSSSSSEAETVTGTPSEEFANENKGDLKDKVLESFNQVAEKK, encoded by the exons ATGCCCTCATTGCCACCCAGAGCCGCCCTCCGAGCGGGCAGGACAACCACGGCTCTCCTGCTGCGGCCACAATCGCATCTCTCCTTTTCTACATCCTCACGCACTCTCCTCCCCGCCAGCTTCTCGGGCACCAGTGGCAGCTTTGGTGGCCCTCTGCCCTCATATTTCCAGAAGCCTCGGCTGCCTGCCAACACCATTGTGCGCTTTGTGCCGCAGCAGACAGCATGGATTGTCGAGCGAATGGGAAAATTCAGCCGCATTCTGGAGCCTGGATTGGCAATTCTGGCGCCTGTCATTGACCGGATTGCATACGTCAAGAGCTTGAAGGAGGTGGCAATTGAGATTCCTAGTCAGAGTGCCATTACGGCGGACAATGTGACATTGGAGCTAGACGGTGTTTTGTTTACAAGAGTGTTTGATGCGTACAAGGCTAG TTACGGCGTCGAAGATGCCGAATATGCCATCTCCCAGCTCGCCCAGACAACGATGCGATCCGAAATTGGCCAGCTGACTCTCGATCACGTCCTCAAAGAGCGTGCtgctctcaacaccaacattACCGCCGCAATCAATGAAGCCGCCCAAGCTTGGGGCGTCACCTGCCTTCGATATGAGATTCGGGATATTCATGCCCCTGGAGCTGTCGTGGAAGCCATGCACCGCCAAGTCACCGCCGAGCGCTCCAAGCGTGCTGAGATTCTCGAGTCCGAAGGTCAGCGACAGAGTGCCATCAACATTGCCGAGG ATGGTGAGGCTGAAGCCATCctgctcaaggccaaggccactGCCGAAGGTATTGATGCCGTCGCTGCAAGCATTCTTAAGGGCTCTCACGGAGCCCAGGGCGCCATGAGCTTGACTGTGGCGGAGAAGTATGTCGAGGCCTTCAGCAAGCTTGCCAAGGAGAGCACAGCTGTTGTGGTTCCTGGAAATGTCGGCGACATCAGCGGCATGATTGCCACTGGTCTTAATGTCTACGGCAAGGTCAGCGAGGCTCAGGCAAAGGTCTTGGCCAAGCAACTcctcccatcatcttccagcaGCGAAGCCGAGACCGTCACAGGGACGCCCTCGGAAGAATTTGCCAACGAAAACAAGGGCGATCTAAAGGACAAGGTGCTGGAGAGCTTCAACCAGGTTGCCGAGAAGAAATAA
- a CDS encoding sec63 brl domain-containing protein, producing the protein MASFFTPLNRKVDQKAPPSTPANEPQQETPNKPSPITVGKMESPQHNEIRLRYQLSLPTLRSLSAIDKAPDRRKVLQTACGATEFRSFPIRQAEKNLFREINDHTGIPYPINGPVTEPWHKVFLLIQIDLSRGGWPNKISANGRKELMRDSGRIHIVMDRVLRCIADILGEREDGRGVTVTLDVLRSVHAKVWEGSEMELLQVEGIGAAKMKRLTDANIKTIKQLAGLEFYHIERLLSRNPPFGHQMLNQLSGFPLLHLQVSVISSYTLAQDDTEDASMSGPCQSWVTRIVLGYTNDIIPTWCKKNPWATLVIEGNDGRLLWFWRGSVKRMEGTKIMFVRLDAKKGETVKATFACEGIVGTLVRFTLTI; encoded by the coding sequence atggcttcttttttcacgCCGCTCAACCGCAAGGTCGACCAGAAGGCGCCGCCTTCTACTCCAGCGAATGAACCGCAACAAGAAACGCCCAATAAACCGTCTCCCATCACTGTCGGAAAGATGGAATCACCACAACACAACGAGATCAGACTTCGCTACCAGCTCTCACTGCCCACTCTTAGATCGCTTTCTGCAATTGACAAAGCGCCCGACCGACGAAAGGTTCTGCAGACTGCGTGCGGCGCAACAGAGTTTCGATCTTTCCCAATAAGACAAGCGGAAAAGAATCTGTTTCGAGAAATCAACGATCATACAGGAATCCCATATCCAATCAACGGGCCTGTCACTGAACCTTGGCACAAGGTGTTTTTGCTCATTCAGATTGATCTCTCGCGAGGAGGGTGGCCCAACAAGATATCTGCCAATGGTCGGAAAGAGCTCATGCGAGATAGCGGCCGTATTCACATCGTGATGGATCGTGTATTGAGATGCATTGCCGACATCCTTGGAGAGAGGGAAGACGGCAGAGGAGTTACTGTTACCTTGGATGTTCTCAGGAGTGTTCATGCAAAAGTATGGGAAGGCTCCGAAATGGAATTGCTGCAGGTCGAAGGGATTGGCgcggcaaagatgaagcgcCTTACTGATGCAAACATCAAGACCATCAAGCAACTTGCCGGATTGGAGTTTTACCATATTGAACGGCTGCTTAGCAGAAATCCACCCTTTGGACATCAGATGTTAAATCAACTATCGGGATTCCCATTACTTCACCTACAGGTTTCTGTGATATCCAGCTACACTCTTGCTCAGGATGATACGGAAGACGCTAGCATGTCAGGACCCTGTCAATCTTGGGTGACTAGAATCGTACTGGGGTATACCAATGACATTATACCGACCTGGTGTAAGAAAAATCCGTGGGCAACTTTGGTGATTGAAGGAAATGATGGTCGGCTCCTGTGGTTCTGGAGGGGAAGCGTGAAAAGAATGGAGGGCACCAAGATCATGTTTGTCCGTCTAGATGCCAAGAAGGGAGAGACCGTCAAGGCTACGTTTGCTTGTGAAGGCATTGTAGGGACTCTCGTACGATTTACACTGACCATCTAA
- a CDS encoding thermolysin metallopeptidase, alpha-helical domain-containing protein yields MSYRCYIVPPHLLKAISESSHNPDTVREAARAALQSHHAFAAKRKSHIEAVIQSRRSSRGPPPTRPFVPAHVLRHISESEHVDEEARARAARDLEHTLHLESRAKSREDGTQLAAEVAKIGKDAPQRSIYDAEHTSSEGQLPGKLVRAEGDKATKDKTVNQAYDNVGTVLEFYKDKFKWNSIDNKNMDVISSVHFGRQYENAFWDTEERQMVFGDGGEFLSNFAGCIDVIGHELTHAVTEHTSALEYQGQPGALNEHISDVFGIMIKQKVQDEKSQDADWLVGEDCILPGVKGVALRSMKAPGTAYDDPRFGKDPQVDNMKDYVTMYEDNGGVHIYSGIPNKAFYLVAKAFGGYSWEKAGQIWWKTMRSGKVPENSTFLQFADATVDVAKKEFGEDVAKTVRKAWDDVGVRRSI; encoded by the exons ATGTCCTATCGCTGCTACATCGTCCCTCCTCACCTCCTCAAGGCTATTAGTGAATCCTCTCATAATCCCGACACCGTCCGTGAAGCTGCTCGAGCTGCCCTTCAGTCTCATCACGCCTTTGCTGCCAAACGCAAGAGCCACATAGAGGCAGTGATACAGAGCCGACGCAGCAGCCGCGGTCCACCACCCACTCGCCCCTTTGTTCCCGCCCATGTCCTTCGCCATATATCAGAATCGGAGCACGTGGACGAGGAAGCTCGAGCACGCGCTGCGAGAGACCTAGAACATACCCTTCACCTTGAGTCACGAGCAAAGAGTCGTGAAGATGGGACCCAGCTCGCGGCAGAAGTAGCAAAGATTGGCAAAGATGCGCCACAGCGATCAATCTACGATGCAGAGCATACCTCAAGCGAGGGACAATTGCCTGGTAAGCTCGTTCGGGCTGAGGGTGACAAGGCGACCAAAGACAAGACTGTCAATCAGGCATATGACAATGTCGGAACGGTCTTGGAGTTTTACAAGGACAAGTTTAAGTGGAACTCCATTGACAACAAAAACATGGATGTTATCAGCTCTGTCCATTTTGGTCGACAGTACGAGAATGCTT TTTGGGACACGGAAGAACGGCAAATGGTGTTTGGAGACGGCGGCGAGTTTCTCAGCAACTTTGCTGGCTGCATCGACGTTATTGGGCACGAGTTGACGCACGCAGTGACCGAGCACACAAGCGCCCTCGAGTATCAGGGACAACCAGGTGCCTTGAATGAGCATATTTCCGACGTGTTTGGCATCATGATCAAGCAAAAGGTGCAGGATGAAAAGTCGCAAGATGCCGACTGGCTGGTCGGCGAAGACTGCATTCTTCCCGGTGTCAAAGGCGTTGCTCTTCGAAGCATGAAAGCCCCTGGAACCGCATACGATGACCCTCGATTT GGCAAAGATCCCCAAGTCGACAACATGAAAGACTATGTCACAATGTATGAGGACAATGGCGGTGTACACATCTACTCTGGCATTCCCAACAAGGCCTTTTACCTGGTAGCCAAGGCATTCGGCGGCTATTCATGGGAAAAGGCCGGTCAGATTTGGTGGAAGACGATGCGGAGCGGCAAGGTGCCCGAGAATTCCACGTTTCTCCAATTTGCCGATGCTACCGTCGAtgttgccaagaaggagtTTGGTGAGGATGTGGCCAAGACGGTTCGGAAGGCTtgggatgatgttggtgtgCGCAGGAGCATCTAG
- a CDS encoding glycosyl hydrolases family 16 domain-containing protein, with amino-acid sequence MLSKTFTTAALALAASTLVSAQTSTDCNPLEKTCPNDPAFGKNDGDCDFTKGACGNFESLPGTTLKYNGNGAVFSISTEKEAPTIRTGKYIFFGRIDVVVQAAAGAGIVTSAVLQSDDLDEIDWEWVGGDNAQAQTNYFSKGNTATYDRGAFHPVSNPLGSFHTYSVEWTSAGVNWLIDNNVVRSLTAANAEGGAAGLPQTPMQVKLGTWVAGRKDAPQGTVEWAGGYTDFSKAPFLGYYKSISIVDYAGADAPTSKSVKEYIYGDHSGSWQSIKVSLGDGSDDSSDSSSTTAAPTSTKGSSSSTKAPASSTKAPASTTAAEQQTTTAEQTTLASSTAAPTKSSGGGSASNGTVSSTGSVQPTKPPTVPGSAGARTAATLGSVFAVGAGLALAQFLL; translated from the exons ATGCTTTCCAAGACCTTCACCACCGCTGCTCTGGCTCTTGCCGCCTCCACCCTGGTGTCTGCCCAGACCTCCACGGACTGCAACCCTCTCGAGAAGA CTTGCCCTAACGACCCTGCCTTCGGAAAGAACGACGGCGACTGTGACTTCACCAAGGGCGCCTGCGGCAACTTCGAGAGCCTTCCCGGCACCACCCTCAAGTACAACGGCAACGGTGCTGTCTTCTCCATCAGCACCGAGAAGGAGGCCCCTACTATCCGCACTGGCAAGtacatcttcttcggccGCATCGATGTCGTTGTCCAGGCCGCCGCCGGTGCTGGTATCGTCACCTCTGCCGTTCTCCAGTCCGACGATCTTGACGAG ATCGATTGGGAGTGGGTTGGCGGTGACAACGCCCAGGCTCAGACCAACTACTTCAGCAAGGGTAACACCGCTACTTACGACCGTGGTGCTTTCCACCCCGTCTCCAACCCTCTGGGATCTTTCCACACCTACTCTGTTGAGTGGACTTCTGCTGGTGTCAACTGGCTGATCGACAACAACGTCGTCCGCAGCCTCACTGCTGCCAACGCCGAGGGCGGTGCTGCCGGCCTTCCCCAGACCCCCATGCAGGTCAAGCTCGGAACCTGGGTCGCTGGTCGCAAGGATGCTCCCCAGGGCACCGTCGAGTGGGCTGGTGGTTACACCGATTTCTCCAAGGCCCCCTTCCTCGGCTACTACAAGAGCATCTCCATTGTCGACTACGCCGGTGCTGATGCCCCTACCTCCAAGAGCGTCAAGGAGTACATCTACGGCGACCACAGCGGCTCTTGGCAGAGCATCAAGGTCTCTCTCGGAGACGGCAGCGATGACAGCAgcgactcttcttccaccaccgcTGCCCCTACCTCCACCAAGggttcttcctcctccaccaaggctcctgcttcttccaccaagGCCCCTgcttccaccaccgccgctgaGCAGCAGACCACCACCGCTGAGCAGACCACCCTGGCTTCTTCCACTGCCGCTCCCACCAAGAGCTCCGGCGGTGGCAGCGCCAGCAACGGCACCGTCTCCTCCACCGGCTCTGTCCAGCCCACCAAGCCTCCCACCGTCCCCGGCAGCGCTGGTGCCCGCACCGCCGCTACCCTCGGCAGCGTCTTCGCTGTTGGTGctggccttgcccttgctcaGTTCCTCCTGTAA